The genomic interval TGGTGATCTCATCATTCAGTTCGTCCACATAGGTCTGATAGGCGATCATGATGGCCTTGTCTATTACACGGCCCAATGCCAGCTGGCTGTAGTCGTCTGTAACAGGTGCACACATGGGGTCATCATTCAGATAATAACCGGAGCGGCCAACAAATGTGCGGAGGAAGATGTAGCCTCTGTCATGCAACAGATCGCCGGCACTAAGCTCTTCTGCTTTGGTGGCGTTTACATATGCCGCCAGTACGGGCAAAGCGCCATCTTTTACACGGCCGATATTGCGCTGCACAGGAATGGAGGCTGCACGTCCCAGCACTAAGCCTACAGAAGCGCTGCCATCGTTAGTGGTGCTGCCTGTTACCACGCCAACATGATTTGCGGTATAAGTGCGCAGGTCTTTTAAGGTAGCGAGGTTGGTGGTATCCAGCTCACGGCCTTCAATCAGTATACGTACAGGTTTGTACTCCGCGCCAAAGGCCAGCGCTAATTGTTGCGCCATGGTAATAGCGTCCAGGCTGTCCTTATCCAGGCCGGCTGTCAGATCCGGTACATAGGCAGCTGCAGGGTTACGGGTAAGGCCCAGTAAACGGATGCGGCCTTGTGCTGCGTTCAGCAGTTTTGCAGCGCCATTTGCATTTGTCAGGTCTGCCGCCTGTGTGA from Chitinophaga filiformis carries:
- a CDS encoding DUF2586 family protein, translated to MGLPKVAITLGNGNLGANAASNDGVAGLVLTGVATANLPLSTPKVIFSLSEAKDLGILAEGSNASAYRHIKEFYDLAGEGAELHIMTVADTVTLTQAADLTNANGAAKLLNAAQGRIRLLGLTRNPAAAYVPDLTAGLDKDSLDAITMAQQLALAFGAEYKPVRILIEGRELDTTNLATLKDLRTYTANHVGVVTGSTTNDGSASVGLVLGRAASIPVQRNIGRVKDGALPVLAAYVNATKAEELSAGDLLHDRGYIFLRTFVGRSGYYLNDDPMCAPVTDDYSQLALGRVIDKAIMIAYQTYVDELNDEITIDENGKISVPVIKYLQSRIESAVNLGMVDEISSFSANIDASQNVLSTGKLTVKAAIVPVGYTKTIEVLLGFTNPALQ